A genomic stretch from Desulfurococcaceae archaeon MEX13E-LK6-19 includes:
- a CDS encoding ABC transporter ATP-binding protein codes for MIILKNIIKKYGVIKALDNINLEIPQGKITVILGPSGAGKTTLLRIIAGLEEPDQGRIIIDGKDVTLEPPWRRGVSMVFQQPALLPHLTAYENIAFGLEALEIPREEIEKRVLWAARLTRIESLLDKYPDQLSGGEQQRVALARALVTRPRILLLDEPLSNLDLALREELRLELRRIQKETGITFIHVTHDQDEALELADYLVVLVKGKIVEHGEPMRVYENTRSIEAAKLFNHNIVETRIIDKKKVYPWDHEWTRARATGVKEIIPQHKLDVKPADKETPCVVKEVLYRRNYGVALIECNNSLIRVALPLNKAKKIRKSINVEIEYVE; via the coding sequence ATGATCATACTTAAGAATATAATCAAGAAATATGGCGTCATTAAAGCATTAGACAACATCAACTTAGAGATACCACAAGGAAAGATAACGGTTATACTAGGCCCTAGTGGTGCAGGAAAAACAACACTCTTAAGGATAATAGCTGGGCTCGAGGAACCTGATCAGGGAAGGATAATTATCGATGGAAAAGATGTAACACTAGAGCCTCCTTGGAGAAGAGGAGTCTCAATGGTTTTCCAGCAACCAGCACTACTACCACACTTGACGGCTTATGAAAACATAGCTTTTGGTCTAGAAGCACTAGAGATCCCACGGGAGGAGATCGAGAAGAGGGTATTGTGGGCTGCACGTCTAACCCGTATCGAGAGCTTACTAGACAAGTATCCTGATCAACTGAGTGGTGGTGAGCAACAAAGAGTCGCTCTTGCCCGAGCACTAGTCACACGGCCACGCATACTCTTACTTGATGAGCCACTGAGCAACCTAGATCTAGCGTTAAGAGAAGAACTCAGATTAGAATTGAGGCGCATACAGAAAGAAACAGGGATCACGTTCATACACGTGACCCACGATCAGGATGAAGCACTTGAACTAGCTGACTATCTTGTTGTACTTGTTAAGGGAAAGATAGTTGAACACGGGGAACCCATGAGAGTATACGAGAATACCAGGAGTATTGAAGCAGCAAAACTATTCAACCACAATATAGTCGAGACAAGGATTATTGATAAAAAGAAGGTCTATCCATGGGATCATGAGTGGACTAGAGCACGAGCAACAGGAGTTAAAGAAATTATACCACAACACAAACTAGACGTAAAACCAGCCGATAAAGAAACACCATGTGTAGTCAAAGAAGTACTCTACAGGAGAAACTATGGAGTAGCATTAATCGAGTGCAACAATTCTTTAATCAGAGTCGCCTTGCCACTAAACAAGGCAAAAAAGATCCGTAAAAGCATTAATGTAGAGATAGAGTATGTAGAATGA
- a CDS encoding RsmB/NOP family class I SAM-dependent RNA methyltransferase — protein sequence MASMRTVVYAVVESVILGEKIKPIQEAVRRVLYRYRISDEVLFKKISGLVYNIFRNHGLVDYIVENLTGLSPRDLNSVARGVLRVAGYVFQIDTIMSDKWRHKFHKHLIEYSQRKLGSKSKTIVEAIEKITRVKWSPSSKYEEFMLEYRIHPGLYRLLEEAFRELNEDLDKFLKETLKPPPYHVLRVNMLKASRDAILKYLSDRGYRVEPGKYSPQAIRVYGSLGDDIIKLIETGVVTPQDEASMVAVELLPLREGIVVADLCAAPGNKTSYVAERTRLKAEIHAFDVNRDRIKRMRRLLERTGTDKVVKIYHMDARKAVDILGRESMDIVLVDPPCSSTGALARNPDVRWRYEIDELKEINELQKQLLETAAKIVKKGGYILYTTCSVLPSEGEYVVKHVLEKHDNLELVSLNRPFKKSPLLEETMRSYPHIHGVTGFFYALIKKKY from the coding sequence TTGGCGAGCATGAGGACAGTGGTTTATGCTGTAGTGGAGTCGGTTATTCTTGGTGAGAAGATCAAGCCTATTCAGGAGGCGGTTCGCCGTGTCCTCTATAGGTACAGGATTAGTGATGAAGTATTGTTTAAGAAGATAAGTGGTCTTGTCTACAATATATTTAGGAACCATGGTCTCGTGGACTATATTGTTGAGAACTTGACGGGGCTCAGCCCTAGGGATCTTAATAGTGTTGCTCGTGGAGTTCTCCGTGTGGCAGGATATGTGTTCCAGATCGATACCATTATGAGCGATAAATGGAGACACAAGTTCCATAAACACCTTATAGAGTACTCCCAAAGAAAACTAGGATCTAAGTCAAAGACTATTGTAGAGGCAATAGAAAAGATCACTAGGGTGAAATGGAGTCCTTCAAGTAAGTACGAGGAATTCATGTTGGAGTACAGGATCCATCCAGGCCTCTATAGATTACTCGAGGAGGCTTTCAGGGAGCTTAACGAGGATCTCGATAAGTTTCTCAAAGAGACATTGAAGCCCCCACCATATCATGTTCTCCGTGTAAACATGCTCAAGGCTTCTAGGGATGCGATACTCAAGTATCTTAGTGATAGGGGATACAGGGTTGAGCCCGGAAAGTATAGTCCTCAGGCAATACGTGTCTATGGGAGTCTAGGCGATGACATCATAAAGCTTATTGAAACAGGTGTTGTGACACCGCAAGACGAGGCGAGTATGGTTGCTGTAGAACTTCTACCGCTCAGGGAGGGAATTGTTGTTGCAGATCTCTGTGCAGCACCGGGCAACAAGACAAGCTACGTGGCCGAGCGAACGAGACTCAAAGCAGAAATCCATGCCTTTGATGTGAACAGGGATAGGATCAAGAGAATGAGGAGACTACTAGAGAGAACAGGAACAGACAAAGTTGTCAAGATATACCACATGGATGCTAGGAAAGCAGTTGACATTCTTGGCAGGGAGTCCATGGACATAGTTCTCGTAGACCCACCATGTAGCTCTACAGGTGCTCTCGCGAGAAACCCTGATGTACGCTGGAGATACGAGATAGACGAACTAAAAGAAATAAATGAGCTCCAGAAACAACTACTCGAAACAGCGGCAAAGATCGTTAAGAAAGGAGGCTACATACTCTACACAACATGTAGTGTCTTGCCAAGTGAGGGAGAGTATGTGGTCAAGCATGTGCTTGAAAAACATGATAACTTAGAGCTAGTAAGCTTGAACAGACCTTTCAAGAAATCACCACTACTAGAAGAAACAATGAGATCATATCCACATATACATGGAGTAACAGGGTTCTTTTATGCATTAATAAAGAAAAAGTATTAG
- a CDS encoding DUF4258 domain-containing protein codes for MKICLDSICFSIIFSNHALDRMKERNIDLEDIIESLSSPVQLLYDAWNDLYIAVAGKGSAIVYAFRGGYLEIVTVLGKREFNVLLKKYGNKRYKVMG; via the coding sequence ATGAAGATATGTCTTGATAGTATATGTTTTAGTATTATATTTTCTAATCATGCCCTAGATCGAATGAAAGAACGGAATATAGACTTGGAAGATATTATTGAATCATTAAGTAGTCCCGTGCAATTACTCTATGATGCATGGAATGATCTATATATAGCAGTTGCTGGTAAGGGGAGTGCTATAGTGTATGCTTTTCGGGGCGGATATCTAGAGATAGTTACTGTTCTAGGTAAAAGAGAATTTAATGTGTTATTGAAAAAATATGGGAACAAAAGATACAAGGTCATGGGTTAG
- a CDS encoding MBL fold metallo-hydrolase — MEYVYKDENIAIIRLVVGPLSTNSYIIYDRSSLEALLVDPGGDYDKIINVIRRLGIKIRYVIATHGHFDHVLAAPRILDYTKALFAIHKDDEQILEHAGIYCRLYDNSWRLPRIDEYLTEDSVLEINDYKLRILHTPGHTPGSISILGKEFVLTGDTLFKGTTGTTRFPGGDPRALAQSITKLMKLPDNLLVLPGHGEYTTIGFERTYNPMVKRLLNGITRF, encoded by the coding sequence TTGGAGTATGTTTATAAGGATGAGAATATTGCTATCATTAGACTCGTTGTAGGTCCTTTGAGTACAAATTCTTACATAATATATGATCGTAGCTCTCTGGAAGCATTGCTAGTAGATCCTGGAGGAGACTATGATAAGATAATCAATGTAATAAGAAGACTCGGCATAAAGATCAGATATGTTATTGCTACTCATGGCCATTTCGACCATGTATTAGCTGCACCCCGAATACTCGATTATACAAAAGCATTATTTGCCATACATAAAGATGATGAACAAATCCTTGAGCATGCCGGAATTTACTGCAGACTATACGATAACTCATGGAGACTCCCCAGAATAGACGAGTACCTTACCGAGGACTCTGTACTAGAAATCAACGACTACAAGCTAAGGATCCTTCATACACCAGGTCATACCCCAGGAAGTATATCCATTTTGGGAAAAGAGTTCGTGTTAACGGGGGATACATTATTCAAAGGAACAACCGGGACAACACGATTTCCAGGAGGTGATCCTAGAGCTCTTGCCCAAAGCATCACCAAACTTATGAAGCTCCCAGATAACCTATTGGTACTACCCGGCCACGGAGAATATACTACCATAGGGTTTGAACGTACATATAATCCTATGGTAAAGAGGTTACTTAATGGGATCACAAGATTCTAA
- a CDS encoding Mth938-like domain-containing protein, with protein MEQPLIEHYDFGVIIIDGKKYSRDVIVTPRKIVSDWWRIEGHRLQYPDVEEYFDEDVDAVVIGTGYYGYMKVDNNVVEEFKKRGREVHVCDSKSAVELYNKLVSKGKKVLLFIHLTC; from the coding sequence ATGGAGCAACCGCTTATCGAACACTATGACTTTGGGGTCATAATTATTGATGGTAAGAAGTATTCAAGAGACGTCATAGTCACTCCAAGGAAAATAGTTAGTGACTGGTGGAGAATTGAAGGGCATCGTCTACAGTATCCTGATGTAGAGGAATACTTTGACGAAGATGTTGACGCTGTCGTTATTGGTACTGGTTATTACGGGTACATGAAAGTTGATAATAATGTTGTTGAAGAGTTCAAGAAAAGAGGTAGAGAAGTACATGTCTGTGACTCCAAGAGTGCTGTAGAACTATACAATAAACTCGTCAGCAAAGGCAAGAAAGTTCTACTCTTCATCCACCTTACATGCTAA
- a CDS encoding ABC transporter ATP-binding protein, with protein MTTVELRNVSNKILHNVNIYVPSGCFYVLIGPNGAGKTTLLKTIAGLIEYTGTILFDGEPIDDLPPEKRCVGYMPQSIALFPHMTVEENIMFGPRVKGYSVSEARAIARELMDFLGISHLARKYPLKLSGGEKKKVALARALAVNPKVLLLDEPFTGIQYDQKVEIALMLKKLSVKYKKTIILVTHDIDEALGLGESFGVIKNGRILYTGSRGEFIESIDNLLEYINAFECIISKRLTEDLVYMDCNGLQLLAPLENKAITKKARILIPADKIYVAATPAWHGMNTFKAKIIAVKKIFGNIVEVKVIINNNTYTLKLTRSILLKPGNEVYIKIPIRYLHVETT; from the coding sequence ATGACTACGGTAGAGCTAAGGAATGTCTCCAACAAGATACTACATAATGTAAATATCTATGTACCCAGCGGTTGTTTCTACGTCCTCATAGGACCTAATGGTGCAGGCAAGACAACTCTTCTTAAAACCATTGCAGGACTGATAGAGTACACTGGCACAATACTATTCGATGGAGAGCCCATAGACGATCTCCCGCCAGAGAAACGTTGTGTAGGATACATGCCTCAGTCAATAGCTCTATTCCCCCACATGACTGTTGAAGAAAACATAATGTTTGGGCCAAGAGTTAAAGGCTATAGTGTTAGTGAAGCAAGAGCTATCGCCAGAGAGCTAATGGATTTTCTTGGTATAAGCCATTTAGCGAGAAAGTATCCCTTGAAACTTAGTGGTGGCGAGAAGAAGAAAGTAGCATTGGCTAGAGCATTAGCAGTAAATCCAAAGGTTCTCCTCCTGGACGAGCCATTTACTGGAATACAGTACGATCAGAAAGTAGAGATAGCACTTATGCTTAAGAAGCTGTCAGTAAAATACAAGAAGACGATAATACTTGTCACTCATGATATTGATGAGGCTCTCGGGCTCGGGGAGAGCTTTGGCGTAATAAAGAACGGTAGGATACTATACACGGGTTCTCGCGGTGAATTCATAGAGAGTATAGACAATCTACTAGAGTACATAAACGCTTTCGAGTGCATAATCAGTAAGAGGCTTACTGAAGACTTGGTCTACATGGACTGCAATGGACTACAACTACTTGCCCCTCTAGAAAACAAGGCCATTACTAAGAAGGCAAGAATACTCATACCCGCAGACAAGATATACGTGGCAGCAACTCCTGCATGGCATGGCATGAACACATTCAAAGCCAAGATAATAGCAGTCAAGAAGATATTCGGCAATATAGTAGAAGTAAAAGTTATCATAAATAACAACACATATACGCTCAAGCTAACACGAAGCATCCTGCTGAAGCCGGGTAACGAAGTCTACATAAAGATACCAATAAGATACCTCCACGTAGAGACAACATAA
- a CDS encoding ABC transporter permease, whose product MQLRDVIAPLLSLAVIIFLWHIASTIVNQPYLFPPPENVAVAFARLFFERNLCFHMFLTLCRVLAGFILGVALGFLIGFLVSLNYFLRSSLYPYIVFVAVTPSIAFIPLLMLWIGLNDLLPIVAIMICVAFPLTYSIISSMKNLDPEIIGVARTLGARRRDLVLRIILPLSLTHVASALKIEAGHGWRIGFITEYLALSTGLGALMYFSYATLRVDEIIALIIIIGVLALGFQLVIEKIESMITRKWGLGKQ is encoded by the coding sequence TTGCAGCTCAGAGACGTTATCGCACCACTACTATCGCTCGCCGTAATAATATTTTTGTGGCACATAGCCAGCACTATAGTGAACCAGCCATACCTATTTCCTCCCCCAGAGAATGTAGCTGTTGCTTTTGCTAGGTTGTTTTTCGAGAGAAACCTTTGTTTCCACATGTTTCTTACTCTATGCCGGGTTCTAGCTGGTTTTATCCTTGGGGTAGCACTTGGTTTCCTCATAGGCTTCCTTGTTTCACTCAACTACTTCCTGAGAAGCTCACTGTATCCCTATATTGTCTTTGTAGCTGTTACTCCATCTATAGCGTTTATACCACTACTCATGCTATGGATTGGCCTCAATGACTTGCTACCCATAGTAGCTATCATGATTTGTGTTGCCTTCCCACTGACATACTCTATAATAAGCTCGATGAAGAATCTTGACCCGGAGATAATAGGTGTCGCGAGAACACTTGGTGCCCGTAGAAGAGACCTTGTGCTACGCATAATACTACCGCTATCACTAACACATGTTGCCTCCGCATTAAAGATAGAAGCGGGTCATGGATGGAGAATAGGGTTCATAACAGAATACCTAGCATTATCAACAGGACTAGGAGCACTAATGTACTTCTCCTACGCAACACTCCGTGTAGACGAGATCATAGCATTGATCATAATAATTGGTGTTCTTGCTCTCGGGTTCCAGCTTGTTATAGAGAAAATAGAGTCCATGATAACGCGTAAGTGGGGTTTAGGGAAACAATGA
- a CDS encoding ABC transporter substrate-binding protein, whose amino-acid sequence MDAKYIVFLLIGAIIGAGLSYVVSSHLLLTPSGSSNLTGNATNVTVVFAVELNDHSAAFWIAYDKGWFSDAGINVEVRTFSTGLDLAIEMSRGDIDVALVCVGPAIVIKSKGVDLRLVAMTHLHGYALVARPEYNSIEELNGKLVSVSGPGSPVWLLAHLVEEKYNVTFEYRKMPPFMAVNALMSGKIDAAFIPEHYATLVEAMGAHVLLRSQDVWPSMPGSGVVVMKKFLDKHPDIVAKIVEIIGKATDYIREHPDEAAKIVAKHLATDYGIMKKSMEHLDYTIEINTTAIKEYIDLLVRFGAIDKPISVEEFIDTKFIGET is encoded by the coding sequence ATGGATGCAAAGTACATAGTGTTCCTTTTGATAGGGGCTATTATTGGTGCTGGGCTAAGCTATGTTGTGTCAAGTCATTTACTACTAACACCTAGTGGCTCCAGTAATCTTACAGGTAATGCTACAAACGTGACTGTTGTTTTCGCTGTCGAGCTTAATGATCACTCTGCAGCGTTTTGGATTGCATATGACAAGGGATGGTTTAGTGACGCTGGGATCAATGTTGAGGTAAGGACTTTCTCGACAGGACTAGACCTGGCTATAGAGATGAGCCGCGGAGACATTGATGTGGCATTGGTTTGTGTTGGGCCGGCAATAGTTATTAAGTCCAAGGGTGTTGACCTACGGCTCGTCGCTATGACTCACCTACATGGATACGCCTTGGTTGCCAGGCCCGAGTACAATAGTATCGAGGAGCTCAACGGGAAGCTTGTCAGCGTCTCTGGTCCAGGATCCCCGGTATGGCTTCTTGCTCACTTGGTTGAAGAAAAGTATAATGTCACCTTCGAGTACCGTAAAATGCCTCCATTCATGGCAGTCAACGCATTGATGAGCGGCAAGATCGATGCCGCCTTTATACCGGAGCACTACGCCACACTAGTAGAAGCCATGGGCGCCCACGTGCTATTGAGGAGCCAGGATGTATGGCCTAGTATGCCTGGTAGCGGCGTCGTAGTTATGAAGAAGTTCCTCGACAAGCACCCTGATATCGTAGCAAAAATTGTTGAGATAATCGGGAAGGCCACCGACTACATTAGAGAACACCCTGATGAAGCAGCTAAAATAGTTGCCAAGCACTTGGCTACAGACTACGGTATTATGAAGAAGTCTATGGAGCACCTAGACTATACCATAGAGATCAACACAACCGCAATAAAGGAGTACATAGACTTACTTGTAAGATTTGGTGCTATAGACAAGCCTATTAGTGTAGAAGAGTTTATCGATACAAAGTTCATCGGTGAAACATAG
- a CDS encoding Tfx family DNA-binding protein, translating to MSGKYGFLTEQQVKVLKLRSKGLSLRQIAEIMGTSHQNIAVAEKRALEKIRQAEKTILVYKLITSPIKIVIEENTRLIDIPRIIIDEADKKNIRVKGDFTLIYKILRYKTPDCIQGQKTVKPILVLVEQDGTINAYNYSDIEDLVKEIEEI from the coding sequence ATGAGCGGGAAATACGGGTTCCTTACTGAGCAACAAGTGAAAGTACTAAAACTAAGAAGCAAAGGACTATCATTAAGGCAAATAGCAGAGATCATGGGTACCAGTCATCAAAACATAGCTGTGGCAGAGAAGAGAGCACTCGAGAAAATACGGCAAGCAGAGAAAACAATACTAGTATACAAACTCATAACCTCACCAATAAAAATAGTCATAGAAGAGAATACACGACTCATAGACATACCAAGGATCATAATTGATGAAGCAGACAAGAAAAACATACGTGTAAAAGGAGACTTCACACTAATATACAAGATACTACGATACAAAACACCAGACTGCATACAAGGACAAAAAACAGTAAAACCAATACTAGTACTAGTAGAACAAGACGGGACAATAAACGCATACAACTACAGTGATATAGAAGACTTAGTTAAAGAGATAGAAGAAATCTAG
- the moaC gene encoding cyclic pyranopterin monophosphate synthase MoaC, producing MVDITGKPVSYREAVAEGIIKLRRETVERIKKGLVEKGDVFTVSSIAAINAVKKTPDLIPLCHNIPITNVKTEFEIISDEEIKVKVTVKTTAKTGVEMEALTGVAIALLNIWDMVKKYEKDQQGQYPYTLIKNIRVVVKTKKELE from the coding sequence ATGGTTGATATAACGGGTAAACCTGTGTCGTACAGGGAAGCCGTTGCCGAGGGTATAATCAAGCTTAGGAGAGAGACTGTAGAGCGTATTAAGAAGGGTCTTGTGGAGAAAGGTGATGTATTTACTGTGTCGAGTATAGCTGCTATAAACGCTGTTAAGAAGACACCAGATCTTATACCATTGTGCCATAATATACCGATAACAAATGTTAAGACAGAATTTGAGATCATAAGTGATGAGGAGATCAAGGTCAAGGTAACAGTCAAGACGACGGCAAAGACAGGGGTCGAAATGGAAGCATTAACAGGAGTAGCAATAGCACTATTGAACATATGGGACATGGTCAAGAAATATGAGAAAGACCAACAAGGACAATACCCCTACACATTAATCAAAAACATAAGAGTAGTGGTAAAAACTAAGAAAGAACTTGAATGA
- a CDS encoding DUF2283 domain-containing protein: MKIQTLKLHLIIVTQLFQSTFIKYAPFADALYIKIKEGRVVDSKEIDEGVSGLLCRS, translated from the coding sequence TTGAAAATACAAACCCTTAAACTTCATCTAATCATTGTTACTCAATTATTCCAGAGTACCTTCATTAAGTATGCTCCTTTTGCTGACGCCTTGTATATCAAGATCAAAGAAGGACGCGTTGTTGATAGCAAAGAAATTGATGAAGGGGTTAGTGGTTTACTGTGTAGAAGCTGA
- a CDS encoding glycosyl hydrolase 53 family protein, whose product MARPRPVVCVHFKYNGVPRVSREDKLVVRFLKSLGVEYARFDLWWSDLEPDPGFLDTGAVEYYLSLLKFMTENGIEPLVILGTGFPCWLRKGLLEPIDEKYCSWLKDRLGIDPCRVYVGRTSFYGKVFEYSMVASSIALRYARWFQLGNELNNPLMKNKLDPIAFIYTLHKGLKESHRETRSRHQFKTIVNVFTCIPGWKNYVEKTCSRLRGVIDVIGIDHYPGTWCSCYNPYNWSVLDDILAIANRYNTKVAVMETGYPTNGIGLCGPRHGEEKQVKYMNYFFKTITSRYLDKLEFVSWYELLDEQHTLLNKTSYEGYFGVLKNDYRPKRSYYTLRKWFLYLKKSRIENTNP is encoded by the coding sequence TTGGCTAGACCTAGGCCTGTTGTCTGTGTTCATTTCAAGTATAATGGCGTACCTAGGGTTTCTAGAGAAGACAAGCTAGTCGTCAGGTTCTTGAAGAGTCTTGGCGTCGAGTATGCTAGGTTTGATTTGTGGTGGAGTGATCTCGAGCCCGACCCTGGGTTTCTTGATACCGGCGCTGTCGAGTATTATTTGTCTCTACTAAAATTCATGACTGAGAATGGTATTGAACCACTTGTTATTCTTGGTACAGGGTTTCCCTGCTGGCTAAGGAAAGGACTTCTAGAGCCTATTGACGAAAAGTATTGTTCTTGGCTAAAGGATAGACTAGGTATTGATCCATGCCGTGTCTATGTTGGAAGAACCAGTTTCTACGGCAAGGTCTTTGAGTATAGTATGGTTGCCAGCAGCATAGCCTTGAGGTACGCAAGATGGTTTCAGCTAGGAAACGAACTCAACAACCCTCTCATGAAGAACAAGCTAGACCCCATAGCCTTCATTTATACTCTACACAAGGGCCTCAAAGAGTCGCATAGAGAAACCAGGTCAAGACACCAGTTCAAGACTATTGTCAATGTATTTACATGTATTCCAGGGTGGAAGAATTACGTGGAGAAAACATGTAGTAGACTACGTGGAGTAATTGATGTCATTGGGATAGACCACTATCCAGGAACATGGTGTTCATGCTATAACCCATACAACTGGAGTGTACTAGACGACATACTAGCTATAGCCAATAGATACAATACCAAAGTAGCAGTCATGGAGACAGGCTACCCCACCAACGGAATAGGGTTGTGCGGACCGAGACATGGTGAAGAAAAACAGGTAAAGTACATGAACTATTTCTTTAAAACAATAACCTCAAGGTACCTAGACAAACTAGAGTTCGTTTCATGGTACGAGCTACTAGATGAACAACACACACTATTGAACAAAACTAGTTACGAAGGATACTTCGGAGTACTAAAAAATGACTATAGACCAAAGAGAAGCTACTATACCCTTAGGAAATGGTTTTTGTACTTAAAGAAGTCTAGGATTGAAAATACAAACCCTTAA
- the moaA gene encoding GTP 3',8-cyclase MoaA, which yields MRLIDKYGRPLTHMRISVTLKCNHNCIFCHHEGIPGISGEELSASEWVFVAEAAVELGIKYYKITGGEPLVRSDIPDIVAGITGVGGEVSLVTNGSLLSQYAVKLAEAGLARINISLHSLNPSVFKNITRGDLNRVLEGIKSAVDAGIPVKIDYLVLSLNEDEYKEIISYAERIGADLNIIELIPLGMSLGDYNKLHRKLDKIQEYLEQISTRKYVKEFQSRPTYVLPTGIQVTLVKGYDNPELCMRCTRIRATPDGKLKTCIYRNDILIDMKPAIKERDKEALKKLIEKANSLREPFFKSLKKNTAK from the coding sequence ATGAGGCTTATAGACAAGTACGGTAGACCACTAACCCACATGAGGATCAGTGTTACCCTTAAATGCAATCACAATTGTATTTTCTGCCACCATGAAGGAATACCTGGTATTAGCGGGGAAGAGCTGTCTGCTAGTGAATGGGTTTTCGTTGCTGAAGCAGCAGTAGAGCTTGGGATCAAGTACTATAAGATTACTGGCGGAGAGCCTCTAGTCAGAAGCGATATACCAGACATTGTTGCAGGGATAACTGGTGTCGGCGGGGAAGTGTCGCTTGTAACAAATGGCTCACTATTATCACAGTATGCAGTAAAACTAGCTGAAGCAGGGCTTGCCAGGATTAATATTAGTCTTCATTCACTCAACCCAAGCGTGTTCAAGAATATTACTCGTGGAGACCTCAATAGAGTCCTTGAGGGCATAAAGAGTGCTGTTGACGCGGGTATACCTGTGAAAATAGACTATCTAGTGCTGAGCCTTAATGAAGACGAGTACAAGGAGATAATAAGTTATGCTGAAAGGATCGGGGCGGATCTCAATATAATAGAGCTTATACCATTAGGAATGAGTCTTGGAGACTATAATAAACTCCATAGGAAACTCGACAAGATCCAGGAATACCTGGAGCAAATAAGTACTAGGAAGTACGTGAAAGAATTCCAGTCAAGACCTACATACGTGCTTCCCACAGGAATACAGGTAACGCTAGTCAAGGGATATGACAACCCAGAACTATGCATGAGATGCACAAGAATCAGAGCGACACCCGACGGTAAACTCAAGACATGCATCTATAGGAACGACATACTAATAGATATGAAGCCTGCAATAAAGGAACGAGACAAAGAAGCACTAAAGAAACTAATAGAAAAAGCAAATAGTCTAAGAGAACCATTCTTTAAATCATTAAAAAAGAATACTGCAAAATAA
- a CDS encoding glycerophosphodiester phosphodiesterase, which yields MSRQILDFLGRKPFAVVGHRGAAGVKPENTISSIKYAIEQGVDIIEVDVRMTRDGKLILLHDDTFERLAGIPQNVRSLDYDWIREHIKIKGEPVATLEEALRIIDGICGLFIEIKEPDTIDKVLDIVKTYGAEKWSAIISFYEEPLAYVKNNSPEIVTGIIYFKPPGKIVDARRLGAKIVLPYYRLATEKAVRFAHKLGLKVVAWTVNNSDDALELVRRGIDGIATDYPERLVELREKL from the coding sequence TTGTCACGGCAAATACTGGATTTCCTCGGGAGGAAACCTTTTGCCGTAGTAGGTCATCGTGGCGCAGCTGGTGTTAAACCCGAGAACACCATCTCCTCGATTAAGTACGCTATAGAACAAGGCGTTGATATTATTGAAGTAGATGTCCGCATGACTAGAGATGGAAAACTAATACTACTCCACGACGACACCTTCGAGAGACTTGCAGGCATACCACAGAATGTACGGAGCCTCGATTATGACTGGATACGAGAACACATAAAGATCAAGGGAGAACCTGTTGCTACACTAGAGGAGGCACTCAGGATTATTGATGGTATATGCGGGCTTTTCATAGAGATCAAGGAGCCTGACACCATAGACAAAGTCCTCGACATTGTGAAGACTTATGGAGCAGAGAAATGGTCTGCAATAATAAGCTTCTATGAAGAACCTCTTGCATACGTTAAGAATAATTCACCTGAAATAGTCACCGGGATAATATACTTCAAGCCGCCAGGGAAAATAGTTGATGCCAGACGTCTTGGAGCAAAAATAGTACTACCGTACTATAGGCTTGCCACAGAGAAAGCCGTTCGTTTCGCACATAAGCTTGGCTTGAAAGTAGTGGCTTGGACTGTGAATAACTCTGATGACGCATTAGAGCTTGTACGCCGTGGCATAGATGGTATCGCCACTGATTACCCTGAGAGACTAGTGGAGCTCCGTGAGAAACTATGA